In Methanosarcina barkeri MS, a single window of DNA contains:
- a CDS encoding phosphoglycerate kinase encodes MSQETTGMNYLTMSDVVLDDKRVLVRVDFNSPMDDNGNILDDKKIKSHLPTLQSLEHSKVVLLSHQGRPGDEDYTPLEAHAKLATELLGREVTYEDDIFSSCARNAIKSLDQGEVLLLENTRFNAEEIMNRPPDKQAKSQMVKKLYPLFDLFINDAFSVSHRSQCSVVGFTEVLPSVAGMLMDKEITGLDKALKCHEHPAIFVLGGAKANDSIKAISTILKRDGADKILTTGVVATIFMMAMNIDVSEVNRKFIENKKYIDQISIASRLLKEYSGKIIVPQDVALNNGGERQEVEVDKIKKGNLPIADIGRETIENYSKYLKEAKLCVFHGPTGIFELDKFRLGTDELLKAATQASYSVAGGGHTLDAIDQLGLGSKFSHISMGGGASITYLSGEPLPGITALKNNTFRYHKG; translated from the coding sequence ATGTCTCAGGAAACAACTGGAATGAATTATTTGACGATGAGTGATGTCGTACTGGACGATAAAAGAGTACTTGTAAGGGTGGACTTTAACTCACCCATGGATGACAATGGAAACATACTGGACGACAAGAAAATTAAGAGTCATTTGCCTACGTTGCAGTCCCTGGAGCACTCAAAAGTGGTTCTGCTGTCTCATCAGGGTCGACCAGGAGATGAAGACTATACCCCCCTGGAAGCCCATGCAAAGCTGGCAACAGAGCTTTTGGGTCGAGAAGTAACCTACGAGGATGATATATTCAGCTCCTGCGCAAGGAATGCTATAAAATCCCTTGACCAGGGAGAGGTCCTGCTCCTTGAAAACACGCGCTTCAATGCTGAGGAGATCATGAACCGCCCTCCAGATAAACAGGCTAAAAGCCAGATGGTCAAGAAGTTGTATCCACTATTTGACCTCTTTATAAACGATGCTTTTTCAGTTTCTCATAGATCTCAGTGTTCTGTGGTAGGGTTTACAGAGGTCTTGCCTAGCGTTGCTGGCATGCTTATGGACAAGGAAATTACAGGTTTAGATAAAGCCTTGAAATGTCATGAGCATCCAGCAATCTTTGTATTGGGAGGAGCGAAAGCAAACGACTCCATAAAGGCAATTTCTACTATTCTCAAGCGGGATGGAGCTGATAAGATCCTTACCACCGGGGTAGTAGCTACGATATTTATGATGGCAATGAACATTGATGTAAGCGAAGTCAACAGGAAATTCATTGAAAATAAAAAATACATTGACCAGATTTCGATTGCTTCCAGGCTACTCAAGGAGTACTCAGGCAAGATCATCGTACCTCAGGATGTAGCGTTAAACAATGGTGGAGAACGTCAAGAAGTCGAAGTGGACAAGATTAAAAAAGGAAATCTTCCAATAGCTGATATTGGCCGCGAGACCATCGAAAATTATTCCAAATATCTTAAGGAAGCAAAGCTATGTGTTTTTCATGGTCCAACCGGTATTTTCGAGTTAGATAAGTTCAGGCTTGGCACGGATGAACTTCTTAAGGCTGCAACTCAAGCAAGCTATTCTGTCGCAGGAGGAGGGCATACCTTAGATGCTATAGATCAACTCGGCCTGGGATCTAAATTTTCCCATATAAGCATGGGTGGAGGTGCAAGTATAACCTATCTTTCTGGTGAGCCCTTGCCAGGAATCACGGCTCTGAAAAACAATACATTCAGGTACCATAAAGGTTAA
- a CDS encoding PocR ligand-binding domain-containing protein, which produces MTIDLEQLKATNLNPVLSAASLELADILDVPALKSLMNDLSQLTYITISIIDLKGNVLMSVGWPDICTRFHRAHPETCKHCIESDTQLSLGVAPGEFKLYKCKNNMWNFVTGLIVEGQHIANIFSGHFFFEDETLDYELFRSQARKYGFNEEEYIKALEKVPRLSRETVNKNMSFLMKLANMISQLSHSNFKLSQALEERDILVDELKKNKEDLDHAQAVGNLGSWRLDVRKKELTWSDENYRIFGIPKDTHLTYETFFSKVHPDDRKYVKKEWIAQLKGEPYSIEHRIIVDGKVKWIRKKAYFEFDKNGEIIGGFGITQDITKRKKAEQDLKRAHDSLEAKVKERTDELEKAYESLMEEKRRLSEAQKIAHIGNWDWNLATNEMYWSDEMCRIFGCVPQKVVHKYSELFNFIHPEDQSYVHNTVKSTLHRKFFSIDHRIVSSDGTDRVVHSHGEVVFDENKKPILLRGTIQDITDSKKTEEKIRTLADVVESSNDAIITETLDGIIASWNKAAEQIYGYSAEEILGKNISILEPENLKGEIKKFIEIVKQGEKIQRYKTLRLKKGGRLINVSITYSPVFDASGKLKAVSAISRDITEQVNAEKLLAKAEDARKKEIHHRIKNNLQVISSLLDLQAEKFRNRERAENEEVLNAFIESQDRVMSIALIHEELHEGRGNDILNFSSYIKRLVENLFHTYKLGNVNTSLNIELEENIFFDMDIAVPLGIIINELVSNSLKYAFLGRDNGKIQIKLHKKCSIKHVNNEQGNTKESYNGTDFVLTVSDNGIGVPDEFNLEDSNSLGLQLVETLVDQLEGEIELKRDSGTEFCIRFAVPVQN; this is translated from the coding sequence ATGACAATAGACCTGGAGCAATTAAAGGCAACAAACTTGAATCCTGTGCTCAGTGCTGCGAGCCTTGAGTTAGCTGATATTCTTGATGTTCCAGCGCTCAAGTCTCTTATGAATGACTTATCTCAACTTACTTACATCACCATATCCATTATTGACCTCAAAGGCAATGTCCTTATGAGCGTTGGATGGCCGGATATATGCACAAGATTCCACAGAGCCCATCCAGAGACCTGCAAGCACTGCATAGAAAGCGATACACAGCTATCACTGGGTGTTGCTCCTGGAGAGTTTAAACTTTATAAGTGTAAGAATAATATGTGGAATTTTGTGACGGGCCTGATCGTGGAAGGACAACATATCGCCAATATATTCTCAGGACATTTCTTTTTTGAAGATGAGACTTTGGACTATGAACTTTTCCGATCCCAGGCTAGAAAATATGGCTTCAATGAAGAGGAATATATAAAGGCGCTCGAAAAAGTTCCACGGTTAAGCAGAGAAACTGTGAACAAAAATATGTCCTTCCTTATGAAACTTGCCAACATGATCTCACAACTAAGTCACAGTAACTTCAAGCTTTCTCAAGCATTGGAGGAACGTGATATCCTTGTGGATGAGCTAAAGAAAAATAAGGAAGATCTCGATCACGCTCAAGCGGTTGGTAATTTAGGAAGCTGGCGTCTGGACGTACGTAAAAAAGAATTAACATGGTCTGATGAAAATTACCGTATCTTTGGTATCCCAAAAGACACTCACTTGACTTATGAAACCTTCTTTTCTAAAGTCCATCCGGATGACAGAAAATATGTCAAGAAAGAATGGATAGCGCAATTAAAGGGTGAACCATATAGTATAGAACATCGGATTATCGTAGACGGTAAGGTTAAGTGGATTCGTAAGAAGGCATATTTTGAATTCGACAAAAATGGAGAGATTATTGGCGGCTTCGGTATAACGCAGGATATAACTAAGCGCAAAAAAGCAGAACAAGATCTTAAAAGAGCGCATGATAGCTTAGAAGCAAAAGTTAAAGAACGTACAGATGAACTTGAAAAGGCTTATGAATCATTGATGGAAGAAAAGAGAAGGCTTTCTGAAGCCCAAAAAATAGCTCATATTGGAAATTGGGATTGGAATCTTGCAACTAATGAAATGTACTGGTCTGATGAGATGTGTCGTATTTTTGGGTGTGTTCCCCAAAAAGTGGTTCATAAGTACAGTGAACTTTTTAACTTTATACATCCCGAAGATCAAAGTTACGTGCATAACACTGTTAAAAGTACTTTACATAGAAAGTTCTTTAGCATTGATCACAGGATTGTCTCATCTGATGGGACAGATCGCGTAGTCCACTCACATGGCGAAGTTGTTTTTGATGAGAACAAAAAACCAATTCTTCTGAGAGGAACTATTCAGGATATTACAGATAGCAAGAAAACAGAAGAGAAGATCAGGACATTAGCCGATGTTGTGGAATCATCAAATGATGCTATTATAACTGAGACCTTAGATGGTATTATTGCAAGCTGGAATAAAGCCGCAGAGCAGATTTATGGTTATTCGGCTGAAGAGATTCTGGGGAAAAATATCTCAATCCTTGAACCAGAGAATCTTAAAGGCGAAATAAAAAAGTTTATTGAAATAGTTAAACAGGGAGAAAAAATCCAGCGTTACAAAACTTTACGGCTAAAAAAAGGTGGTAGACTAATAAATGTGTCAATAACTTATTCTCCAGTTTTTGACGCTTCTGGAAAGCTGAAGGCTGTCTCAGCTATTAGCAGAGACATTACTGAGCAAGTCAATGCGGAAAAACTTCTGGCAAAAGCCGAAGATGCCCGAAAAAAAGAAATCCATCATAGAATTAAAAATAATCTGCAAGTGATCTCTTCCCTTCTTGACTTACAGGCTGAAAAGTTCAGAAACAGAGAACGTGCTGAGAATGAAGAAGTTCTTAACGCTTTCATAGAAAGCCAGGACAGAGTAATGTCAATTGCTCTTATCCACGAAGAGCTGCATGAAGGCAGAGGAAACGATATACTAAACTTCTCTTCGTATATTAAAAGGCTTGTTGAAAATCTGTTCCATACCTATAAACTTGGAAATGTCAACACGAGCCTGAACATTGAACTGGAAGAAAACATTTTCTTCGATATGGATATTGCCGTCCCGTTGGGAATAATCATTAATGAACTTGTTTCAAATTCCCTTAAGTACGCATTTTTAGGCAGAGATAACGGGAAAATTCAAATCAAACTTCACAAAAAATGCTCTATAAAACACGTAAACAACGAACAAGGAAATACAAAAGAAAGTTATAACGGCACTGATTTCGTATTAACAGTCTCGGATAATGGGATTGGTGTTCCTGATGAGTTTAATTTAGAAGACTCCAATTCTCTTGGCTTACAGTTAGTGGAAACCCTGGTAGATCAATTAGAAGGTGAAATTGAGTTAAAAAGAGATTCTGGAACTGAATTCTGTATAAGATTTGCGGTACCAGTACAAAATTGA
- a CDS encoding dihydrolipoyl dehydrogenase family protein — translation MFTDLAEIIDSNNRLIGKGMGTNRSIKINWSSLLEFKKKATEECPGRIESYFVEMGINTYHGKTYFENQNTVVVGEDKLKGEHIFLATGSKLRKLNISGEEYVTTSEEFMKTEKLPERIIFIGDCHISLEFAHVARRAMSEVTILHRSERLLRHSDADMVDLLIKETEAAGIKILMNKPVDSIEKDANGFLVRTGSKSGIESETRSFRADMVIHGAGRVPKIEELHLEKAGIKIEKGAIVVDKYMRTSNPRVYAGGDCVSEGMKLTSVAALQGEVAAANILNENSVEVDYTGIPSVVHAIPILASVETSNAKDSDKYKVIYQDRSNWYTTRKAGMEFAASKVIIDETNDRIVEAYILGPNAEEAINIFAAVIRLGLKASDIKKLVFTYPTTCLDIRYML, via the coding sequence ATGTTTACGGATCTCGCCGAGATAATTGATTCAAACAATCGATTGATAGGTAAAGGTATGGGGACAAATCGTTCTATAAAGATTAACTGGTCTTCTCTTCTCGAATTCAAGAAGAAAGCTACTGAAGAATGTCCTGGAAGAATTGAGAGCTATTTTGTTGAAATGGGAATCAATACATACCACGGGAAAACTTATTTTGAAAATCAAAACACAGTAGTTGTTGGAGAAGACAAACTTAAAGGGGAACATATTTTTCTTGCTACAGGTTCAAAGCTTAGAAAACTCAACATTTCCGGAGAAGAGTATGTTACCACAAGTGAAGAGTTTATGAAGACCGAAAAGCTCCCTGAAAGAATTATCTTCATCGGAGACTGTCATATCTCCTTGGAGTTCGCTCATGTTGCACGAAGAGCCATGTCGGAGGTTACAATTCTGCACAGAAGTGAAAGGCTCCTGAGGCACTCTGATGCTGACATGGTAGATTTGCTTATTAAAGAGACCGAAGCCGCAGGAATTAAGATTCTTATGAATAAACCAGTAGACTCGATCGAAAAAGATGCTAATGGTTTTCTGGTTAGAACTGGATCTAAATCAGGAATCGAGTCAGAAACCCGGAGCTTCCGTGCGGATATGGTAATTCATGGAGCAGGTCGCGTCCCGAAGATAGAGGAGCTTCATCTCGAAAAAGCTGGGATTAAGATTGAAAAGGGAGCTATTGTAGTTGATAAGTACATGAGGACCTCAAACCCTCGAGTCTATGCAGGTGGAGATTGTGTATCAGAAGGTATGAAACTTACTTCTGTAGCAGCTCTTCAAGGAGAAGTTGCAGCAGCTAACATCCTTAATGAGAATAGTGTCGAAGTGGATTATACAGGTATTCCAAGTGTAGTTCATGCAATACCTATCCTGGCTTCAGTAGAAACCAGTAATGCTAAAGACAGTGACAAATATAAAGTGATTTACCAGGACAGAAGCAACTGGTACACAACCCGAAAAGCAGGAATGGAGTTTGCAGCTTCAAAAGTAATTATTGATGAAACAAATGACCGTATAGTGGAAGCTTATATCCTGGGTCCAAATGCTGAAGAAGCTATCAATATTTTCGCTGCTGTAATACGGCTTGGACTCAAGGCGTCGGACATAAAAAAGCTGGTATTTACCTATCCTACTACATGTTTAGATATTCGCTATATGCTATGA
- a CDS encoding MerR family transcriptional regulator → MSVDQIPIGKFSFMTRLSQKALRLYDRKGLLVPEAKDPFTGYRYYTVSQLEQGMKIKTLCFLGFSLEEISLFLDAESKGDFEYIGTGFRKRLAQTRLEIGQLQRIEGILQGACKHNGKVMELFKMSVTEPVIKEIPEMRVISKREKGTFVATIGKLIGEICTSVGSPENQRNRVKVTGPVMFLCHDEEYKEIGADIEIAMPVSGRISVEDPKMEVKTLPAIRAISVVYRGPYPGVEAGYNQIFSYAKENNLETLSPDRELYFNNPEEVSEEELMTEIQVPIKEK, encoded by the coding sequence ATGTCAGTAGATCAGATTCCAATCGGTAAGTTTTCTTTCATGACTCGTCTCTCGCAAAAAGCACTCAGGCTCTATGACCGGAAAGGGCTGCTTGTTCCGGAAGCAAAGGACCCTTTTACGGGATACAGGTACTATACCGTTTCCCAGCTGGAACAAGGGATGAAAATTAAAACTCTGTGCTTCCTCGGATTTTCACTGGAAGAAATTTCCCTGTTTCTGGATGCGGAAAGCAAAGGAGACTTCGAGTACATAGGAACAGGCTTCAGGAAGAGACTTGCGCAAACTCGACTGGAAATCGGACAGCTGCAAAGGATCGAAGGGATCTTGCAGGGCGCCTGCAAACACAATGGAAAAGTTATGGAGTTATTCAAAATGTCTGTTACAGAACCCGTTATAAAAGAAATACCCGAGATGCGAGTAATAAGCAAGCGTGAAAAAGGAACTTTTGTGGCAACTATTGGAAAACTTATAGGCGAAATCTGCACAAGCGTCGGCAGCCCTGAAAACCAGCGAAACCGTGTAAAAGTTACAGGGCCTGTTATGTTCCTCTGCCACGACGAAGAATACAAAGAAATCGGGGCTGATATCGAGATTGCCATGCCTGTATCTGGCAGGATCTCAGTCGAAGACCCGAAAATGGAAGTGAAAACCCTGCCTGCCATAAGAGCTATCTCAGTGGTCTACCGAGGTCCTTATCCGGGAGTCGAAGCCGGTTACAACCAGATTTTCTCGTATGCAAAGGAGAATAACCTGGAAACCTTGAGCCCTGACAGAGAATTGTATTTCAATAACCCTGAAGAAGTTTCTGAAGAAGAGCTTATGACTGAAATTCAGGTCCCGATAAAGGAGAAGTAA
- a CDS encoding GyrI-like domain-containing protein, protein MKELYSGVKAGYNLIFWYARENNLETLGSSRELYFNVPAEVPEEELMTEIQVPIKEK, encoded by the coding sequence ATCAAGGAACTATATTCAGGAGTCAAAGCCGGTTACAATCTGATTTTCTGGTATGCCAGGGAAAATAATCTTGAAACTCTAGGCTCAAGTAGGGAATTGTATTTCAATGTCCCTGCAGAAGTTCCTGAAGAGGAGCTTATGACTGAAATTCAGGTTCCGATAAAGGAAAAATAA
- a CDS encoding ArsR/SmtB family transcription factor, which translates to MTKSLQQIVDIGEALSHPVRLKLLYLLAERERYVYELAKDLNLSRQVVNLHLKRLEKAGFVESDLRLEDDDLRAKKFYRLKEFKVSLGMEDLKRIFE; encoded by the coding sequence ATGACAAAATCACTTCAGCAAATAGTGGATATTGGCGAGGCTCTCTCTCATCCCGTAAGGCTTAAACTGCTTTACCTGCTGGCTGAAAGGGAGAGGTATGTGTACGAGCTCGCCAAGGACCTGAATCTCTCAAGGCAGGTAGTAAACCTGCATTTAAAACGCCTGGAGAAAGCCGGATTTGTTGAAAGTGATCTCAGACTTGAAGATGATGATCTCAGGGCCAAGAAGTTTTATCGCTTAAAGGAGTTTAAGGTTTCTCTCGGAATGGAAGATTTAAAAAGGATTTTCGAGTGA
- a CDS encoding ABC transporter ATP-binding protein, which yields MLGANCVTPTTMNALENVCYPMHFNRISRSQQKQRATELLNMVELGDRIHHLPSELSGGEQQRVSIARALANNPRLILADEPTGNLDSVTGKKITDLMKYINREQKVSFAVATHAHEMASVADRIVKLSDGELTS from the coding sequence ATGCTAGGAGCCAACTGCGTAACTCCTACTACAATGAACGCCCTTGAAAATGTCTGCTATCCAATGCATTTTAACCGGATTAGCCGTTCCCAACAAAAACAGAGAGCAACTGAACTTCTTAACATGGTTGAACTTGGAGATAGAATACATCACCTGCCTTCTGAGTTATCTGGAGGAGAACAGCAAAGAGTATCCATAGCCAGGGCTCTTGCAAATAACCCCAGGCTTATTCTGGCTGACGAACCTACCGGAAACCTTGATTCGGTTACCGGGAAAAAAATCACAGATCTTATGAAATATATAAATAGAGAACAGAAGGTTAGTTTTGCCGTTGCGACCCACGCCCATGAAATGGCCAGCGTTGCAGATAGGATTGTGAAGTTAAGTGATGGTGAGCTCACTTCCTGA
- a CDS encoding IS701 family transposase — MDINPPKCTDIDYINFLIAASNVFSCTEAARCYPDIANAPSHDAFTRCLQRQPPDTEALWEEVKSYVKLKGGYLIVDDSTLDKPYAEEIAFVRRMWSGKHHRTVKGIGLVTLVWTDGTTVIPIDFRIYNIDVDDKTKNDHFRDMLDKAEERGFNPKFVLFDTWYASVKNLKAIRQKEWHFLTRLKNNRLVNPDNKGNVPLETVDIPPKGRVVHLKAYGFVKVFRIVSKNGDTQHWVTDVQEMDEAKREDLAKKSWKIEEYHRGIKQFCGVEKCQARKEESQRAHIMFSLRAFLRLELQRIKSGISWFESAMKIRRVAVTEYLRNPQYTLN, encoded by the coding sequence ATGGACATAAATCCACCTAAGTGTACCGACATTGACTACATTAATTTTCTCATTGCGGCTTCTAACGTTTTTAGCTGTACTGAAGCTGCTAGATGTTATCCAGACATAGCTAATGCTCCTTCTCATGATGCTTTTACTCGTTGCCTTCAAAGGCAACCTCCAGACACGGAAGCACTATGGGAGGAAGTAAAAAGTTATGTCAAGCTTAAGGGAGGATACCTAATTGTTGATGATTCAACATTAGATAAACCATACGCAGAAGAAATTGCTTTTGTTCGTCGTATGTGGAGTGGAAAACATCATCGTACTGTAAAGGGAATAGGCCTGGTTACCTTAGTTTGGACTGACGGTACAACCGTTATACCTATCGATTTTCGAATTTATAACATCGATGTAGACGACAAAACAAAGAATGACCATTTCCGTGATATGCTTGACAAGGCCGAAGAACGTGGTTTTAATCCCAAATTCGTTTTATTTGATACATGGTATGCAAGTGTGAAAAACCTTAAAGCCATTAGACAGAAAGAGTGGCATTTCCTTACAAGATTGAAAAATAATCGTTTGGTAAATCCTGACAACAAGGGAAATGTGCCACTTGAAACAGTAGATATTCCTCCAAAAGGACGTGTGGTTCACCTCAAAGCATATGGATTTGTAAAGGTGTTTAGGATAGTTTCAAAAAATGGAGACACGCAACACTGGGTTACAGATGTGCAAGAGATGGATGAAGCAAAACGTGAAGATTTGGCAAAGAAGTCATGGAAAATTGAGGAATATCATAGGGGAATAAAACAGTTCTGTGGTGTCGAAAAATGTCAGGCAAGAAAGGAAGAATCACAAAGAGCACATATAATGTTCTCATTAAGAGCTTTTCTTAGACTGGAATTACAAAGAATCAAAAGTGGAATATCCTGGTTTGAAAGTGCTATGAAAATTAGAAGAGTGGCAGTGACAGAATACTTAAGGAATCCCCAATACACGTTAAATTAA
- a CDS encoding ATP-binding cassette domain-containing protein, with protein MNIVETRDLSKFYTFGSGLRVEALKNVNVEIKEGEFVSFIGASGSGKSTLLNIIGCLDQPTSGSVFIEGTEVDYRNSSYLVQLHRQTIGFVFQAFNLIPT; from the coding sequence ATGAATATTGTTGAAACCAGAGACTTATCAAAGTTTTATACTTTTGGCTCCGGACTGCGTGTAGAAGCCCTCAAGAATGTAAATGTGGAAATTAAAGAAGGGGAATTTGTTTCCTTTATTGGAGCTTCCGGGTCAGGGAAGTCAACACTACTTAACATTATTGGCTGCCTTGACCAGCCTACTTCTGGCAGTGTTTTTATAGAAGGTACCGAAGTTGACTACAGAAATTCTTCCTATCTTGTCCAACTCCACAGACAGACGATAGGTTTTGTATTCCAGGCTTTTAATTTGATACCTACATAG
- a CDS encoding DUF3344 domain-containing protein: MNLKPVAILLNLLLLTFPASASYAGDKPLQTIIHDENHGGLDFSLGDSKYSGELAYNKSYMVNFSVNPPSGSSIKVAKAYVYWVWSKKDLEGIYPQFNASIISSGNIESLPEGHMYTDTKGFVSRYDYFSGMNAYDLSGKISKPGNYSISLMNTDKNGSTFCVQGIGLLLAYEDPKSPTIEYWINEGCDMLYADYGITPEVATMTTYFKGDINPDNITDAQLITVSPSGGYSSGREARNKLFFNEETSSLPVLGDIIQLLFGSGKSWENVYQTNDTVQVALDEKPVGDYLVPTENFVSIQDEGDYLLATNAILVLNLEEPESSEKRGI; the protein is encoded by the coding sequence ATGAATTTGAAGCCAGTCGCAATTTTACTTAATCTCCTGCTGCTCACTTTTCCAGCTTCAGCTTCGTACGCCGGAGACAAACCCCTTCAGACTATCATCCATGACGAGAACCATGGAGGCCTTGATTTTTCTCTTGGGGATAGTAAATACAGCGGTGAGCTTGCATACAATAAAAGCTATATGGTTAACTTTAGTGTTAATCCCCCTTCAGGGAGTTCTATTAAGGTTGCAAAAGCTTACGTTTACTGGGTCTGGAGTAAAAAGGATCTTGAAGGCATATATCCGCAATTCAACGCTTCCATTATAAGCTCAGGAAATATTGAATCTCTGCCTGAGGGGCATATGTATACGGACACAAAGGGATTTGTTTCAAGATATGATTATTTCTCGGGGATGAATGCATATGACCTAAGTGGAAAAATTTCCAAGCCCGGAAATTACTCCATTTCACTGATGAATACGGACAAAAACGGAAGTACCTTTTGCGTACAGGGTATCGGGCTTCTTCTCGCCTATGAGGACCCCAAATCACCGACTATCGAATACTGGATTAATGAAGGCTGTGATATGCTGTATGCCGATTATGGGATTACTCCAGAAGTAGCAACAATGACCACTTATTTTAAAGGGGATATTAATCCCGATAATATTACAGATGCACAGTTGATAACAGTCTCGCCTTCAGGGGGCTACAGTTCAGGCAGAGAAGCCAGAAATAAGCTTTTTTTTAACGAGGAGACCAGTAGTCTTCCAGTCCTGGGAGATATCATCCAGCTTCTGTTTGGAAGTGGTAAAAGCTGGGAGAATGTATACCAGACAAATGATACTGTTCAGGTTGCTCTGGATGAGAAACCGGTAGGAGACTATCTGGTGCCAACTGAGAATTTTGTTAGCATTCAGGACGAAGGGGACTATCTTCTGGCAACAAATGCGATACTTGTGCTTAATCTTGAAGAGCCTGAATCCTCTGAAAAGAGAGGTATCTAA